Genomic segment of Sarcophilus harrisii chromosome 4, mSarHar1.11, whole genome shotgun sequence:
TCTGAGGGcttccttcattctctttctcttcagttTTGGTTTATGGGAAGGTTTCTTTATAGAGTctggaaaaaaaaggtaataaagaAGGTCTTGTCAACATGGAGTCCCACCCAGCCCACAAAGGTGTGTGAGGGATAAAGGAGTTGCTGGTTATGATAACTTCCTTTTTCCAAAAtgctttgtttttgaaatttaatttttttaatggacaaaaatttttatatcccacattgaaaatttaaaaataaaacaaaaaccttgtaacaaataatgcatagtcaagcaaaacacagACCTTCATTGTTCCATTGACATCACTTTTTGTGATCATTGGGAAATGAGTTAGAAATTGGATCTTTGAAATCATGATTGGTCATTTTGTTGATCGACTAAGTCCAAGTGCTTTTTGTTATTGCCTTTCCCTGCCCCTTCAAAGtgattccattttacagatgaggaaacatgtcAGAGAACTTGTGATTTGCCATGGTCACACATGAGGTTAATGGCATAATAAAGACCAGAACTCAAAAGCCCCTGACTCTAGATGAGTGCTGTTCCCACCATGTCTCCTAACAGGTCAACCAAGCCCCATATaatcagtttttttcatttattccagaGTACAAGTTCAAGAATAACTTCTAAATCTCATTTTCATATTTCAGTAATCACAAGAAAGTACTGCTATCCAATGACAATTTTAACCAAGTATAAAGTaatatgatgaaaatggaaagagaacgAGAAGTTTTATTAAGAAACTTAAGTGATAAAGGCTATTCTTTTCTGAATCCTAACTCTACCACTTACTATTTATTCATGTTCCTTGGACtccattttaacattttaaaatgagattggagGAGAACTTTCAAAATTCCAAACATTCCCCTACAACTATATCACAGATATCTAGAAAACATACCAGAAAAAGTTCTAATTGGGAaatcaagggagaaaaaaatcacatttccaGTTCAAGttggaataaaaaatagaagtctGTGAATATTGGGCACTGGATCTACCCAGAAATTAAAACATTGAACATTTCAATACAAGCAAGAAGAGGCAGCAGATCTGGCAAAGAGACGCCTGATCCTGTACAAGGAATACAGGTGCCAACTGGTATTTCTTTTGGCCACAGATCTAGTGATGGTGGAGAAGGATAATTGCAAGTAGAAGTGATGGTCTAGGGCAATGAATGGTTGTGaactgttttgtgtgtgtgtgtgtgtgtgtgtgtgtgtgtgtgtattgaagagcaagaatagaaataaaaaatgaaaaaatagttgTATAATTTTGACCTGTGGCCAGACATGAAGTACAAAGTCAAAAATTAAGGCTGATAAAATtaacaaagaataacaaaatccTACTAAAAAAGTTTGTGATAATAAGGATGCCCAAGACaaatccagaaaaagagaatgaattcaaAACATATCCAAGTAAAGCTTTAAAGAAAGTTGGAAATGGGAAATAAACAAGGTAGAGTTTGGGTACAAGTTCAGCTAGAATTCTGAGAAGAGGTAGagagtttgacttttttttttaaccaaaaattattttataaatgaaatcaaaagtgtTAGaggaaacaattggaaaataagtgAATACATGTGGGGAAATtgcaaaagaactatggaagaaagatagaaattaaCAGCTTGGCATAAGAAACATAAGCAATAGATTCTTTGTAAAATCAGAATGGACCAAGTAAAAATTAGtgagtgggaaaaaaaggaaaattaaaagtcaaaaggctgggggaaaaaagttttaagatataaaaaaaacaactgacttgctACACTCcaaggaaatcaaaggaaaataagTCCCATGTAGACAAAAGGgagtttatagtagctctttttgtggtaacaaagaattggacatagagaatgcccatcaattggggaatggctgctCAACTTATGGTATGTAAATGCGATAGAATACTATTTTGCAgtatgaaatgatgaaagggatgatttcaaaaaaacttGGTAAGACCTATGTAAActggtgcaaagtgaaatgagtagaatcaggagtaTAATCTccatagtaatagtaatattgcaactgtgaaagacttggtaaTTCTGATCAGCACAATGATCCACCACTACACTCCAAAGGTATGTGTGATATAAAATGCTACCCACATTTCCAGGTAGGTAGAGAACCAATGTACTCAGAGTCTAGATtggagcgtgtgtgtgtgtgtgtgtgtgtgtgtgtgtgtgtgtgtatgtgatatttttcttgctatttttcatttttgactaaTGCAGcgatatgttttgcatgactgtataATAATATTTGCTGTCTTTTCAAAGGGCTGGAGagggaacaggaaaaaaagacaatatggaattgaaaataaatttaaatgaaaaaactgatctggaaaacagattaagTAGAGGCCATTTAGGATTACTGGAAAACCTTGACCAAAAAAAGAGTttagatatcatattttaagaaataagaagaaaactaGCTTAatgtcttagaaccagagggcataatgaaaatttaaaattccctaaaatatagcaaaaattCAGACGACcttggtcaaagaaaaattactgCAGACGATTAGAATTCAAGTACCCTGGAACTACAGTTGGGATTGCATAAGATTTAGCAACCACCACTATAAAGAAATGGAGAGCTTGGAATACAGtgttccagaaggcaaaagagttagactttaaaacaaaaataacttacccagcaaaactgtcTATAATCCtacaggagaaaaaatgaaatattaaggaAATAGGTATTTTCAagctttcctgatgaaaagatcagagctgcaTGGAACGctgaaatacaaacacaagaaTCAAGAGAGacatataaagacaaataaaagtgAACACTCTGTCACAAAGGAATAAACAGGGATAAccttttatattctaatataagaCATGACACATGTGCCCCCCTGTTATTATCAGGCATCATAGAGTCTAATGAGACAGGACCTGGggtggcttttttctttttttaatgttttgattatctaagaagaaaggaaggagggaaaaggaaaaacactATATGGGAAGAGAGGAACGGTAGGGGAAATCTCACAATTTATGTGGACAAGTTGAAGATAATATGAACAAGGAGGAAGACGCTGGGGAAGAGCATGACATTTGAACCTCATTTTAATCTGGGTTACTCAAGGCCAACTAATGTGGTTGggtgtagaaatatattttgctcaagagggaaagaaaagtgaaGGGGAGAACCGGAGAGTAAAAACTAACTTTGAAAGGTAGATCACAaagatgaatttaaaaagaaaaaaagataagaatctgTCATCGGACTTTGGacacaggaaagagaaaaaaggcctGAGAGCAAAAGCAGATTGCATCAAACCTAGAGTGCTCTTGATGAGCACACTTCTCTTCCCACCTTCTCTTTTACAAAAAGAGAACAGGAAACAGATCAACACAATTACTGACCACAATTTCAGAGGAGTCTTGATGAAATCTGCTGCATACTTCCTGATAGGTAGAAGACTCAGTATGCGGATGGACATATTTTGAACATGACCAAGGTAGTGATGAATTAGGAAAaccctagttcaaatctgatctcaggccctgctgtgtgactttgggcaagccactgaagtttcctcatttgtaaaatggcaataatagcaCTTTTCCTGAGAGttcttgtgaaaataaaataaaatatttttaagcacaCAAACTTTAAGGGGCTATCTAATTcctagttactattattattacataatatttgtcacaaaagctttatttttcaatGGGAGGATGTTAGAGGGATATTAttaaaagtaatataatttttaaaagctataccTTGAATACAgctaaaactagaaagaaaagtcAACTAAGGAAGAAATCTTTGCATCATTTctctaaaatagaactcatttcCACGATATGGGctaaaatgattcaaatatatgaaaataagagccatttcccagttgagaAGCTGTCCAAGGATGTAAGTtgtattcaaaggaaaaaaatctaagctatcaggagccatatgaaaaaaaaagttgttcccAATTGttagagaagtgaaaattaaaacaaccatgAGCTGCTCAGTTTAGCAAAGATGACCAAGAAAAGTAACAGCTAATAGGGGAATCAACAGGAAAACAGACAAAATAATGCACTCTAGTAGAGCTTTGAAATCAGCAATTCTGGATTGTAAGTTGGAATTTCTAAATTGTACATACCTTTAAACATACATCTTTACTAAAACTATATTCCAGAACaatcaaaaaaagaaggaaagtaccCAAGTTGACAGTAAGTGATGTGATTTTTATATCCTATAGAATAGGGAATGGGGCCCATTTTCTAAAAACTCTCCTTATAACATCTCCATacattctcttttgtttcttttagtgCTTACAGTGATGTAAATGTTCAATATATGCATACCACCCtgattcctcttctctcctcagcCCCAAGCATTCCTGTTTGGCTCAGATTTGTGCTTGCAGCAAAGCTGCCCTATAGGCTGAAATCCCAGTTGGGAGGGGAAAAGATTTATGTCAGCAGATCCAGTGGGATTTGGgatgaaaaaaaagtctttaaggCCCTGTGCTCTCAACTCTTTGGAATAACATGCTCTTTCTTAAATTCCCAAGCTACTTCCTAGCCAGAGGTTTCTAAGAATAGAAATGACTGGCCCTTCTCATCTCTTATGAAAAAGGAAGATGTATTTCAGGCTTCAGTCAAGATGACCTGGGTTTGAGTCTTGACATATATTTATGTGACTCTGACATGTCactgagcctgtttcctcatctgcaaaatagggacaATAAAGTACCAACCTCTGAGAGCACTTACTGGGATCAAaggagatgatatatgtaaagttcttAACATTAAAATACTATCATATGCCCATCTCATCCAATCCTAAGTGGGGTAGAATGGTTGGTATTATGCTCCCTACTTCCACTTTTTAGCGCTGGTACGTTTATTGGAGCAAGCCTAATCTTGTAATTCCACAACCTCATTTGTCCCTTTTAGAAGGGATCTGGGAGTCATTTAGGTCAACCTCCCACCCTTTTCAGGAGTCCCCTCTGCAGCATCCAGAGTTCATTTGAACACCCACAGAGCCTGAATTCCGAGGCATCATTAGTTTTGTACCACAGGTAATCCCTTATTTcttggtttattttgtttgtttgtttttggtcccTGAGGAGAAAACATTTCTGATATTGCTCTCTATCTGCCTGGATGTATACTGATTTTGAGCTAGCACTGGGACTAAGCAACTCTCCCAGGGAGTCCCCTCCTAGAGCCATGTTGACATTACCTCTCTTGATCTGGCCACCATGTTTCTGCTCCCCAGAAAGGGAGGCTTCTGGGGCATGGACCTGCATTTTGTTGAGCTTTTCTTTTGTACAGCTGGAGTCTCGATGGAGGCCCCAGGCATTATAGAGCTTGGGCAGGCTGTTGCTTTGCTCCGTAGGGGGGGTGGCTGTCTCTGAGGTGTCCAAGGGCCGGAATGCCACCTGTAACATACAGGATGCCAGGGAGCTCATGcctcaggaaaaggaaaagggcccaCCAAATGGTTAGTCTCTGACTCCACCCTCCAAGCATAATCAAAGTTGAGGAAAGTGCCCTAAAGCTGGCTGTTAGGATCCCTAAGTCAGACACTGCTTCCAGGCTCCCTGCTCCTTTCTCTGAGCAGAATTGTGAGTTCTAATTCTCAACATGCCTTCTAAAGGAATCCTCCCTTCTGCCTTCATTTTTGCCCTTTTAAAGATATGGCTGAAGGCCAAAAGAAAAGGAGGTGAATAAACCTTTTGTACTCTGACTCCAGTCTGAGTCGTTCCCACCTTTAGTTCTACTTTGTTTGGGGAGCTGGCGATGGGAAGGAACTGGCTTTTCCAGCCAAACTAGTGATGTGTTCAGTTGCATAGGAAAATGCTCAACCCACAGTGGACTTGTTCCCTGGATGTCCCAAGGGAGAAGAAACAAGACAGGGGTATCTTGAACACTCTCACGCTCCTGCTAGAAATCCCTAATTTCTCCTATGACCAGAGGTAAATCAATGAGAAGACTACTATCCTTTATCTCCAGGGGGATTCTGTGGGGCGACGGAAGTGggctggggatggggaggagatgGTTACCAGGAACTTGGCATTCTGGTCACTCTTGCTGTACTTGTACAGTCGGCGCAGTAGTTTGGCATCCAGCTCTGAGAAGAGGGAGATGAAACGCCAGAGCATCCTTGGGAGAAGAGATAGGAAGACACCTGAGCACTGATAAAAGGAGGATCAAAGGGAAAGCAGTTTCTCTCATTGGGAGGTCAAAAATGGCCTGGGATTGATTGCCTTATCCCCGATCACACAAATAAGGCTGAATTATTTGGGAGGTGGTGGAGAATGGGTAGAAAGTGGGAGAAATGTCGATTTAAGAATACCTTGGTTTGTTGAACAAGTCAAGAGCTCCCCCCACCCTTTACTTTGAATAACTTAATGAGATGATGTTCTTTAAGATATTAGATTTTAGGTTCCTTGGGGGCAGGggcagtttttccttttttttttttttttttttttagttttatccccagtacttagcacaatgcctggcacatagtagacacaatGTAGACCGATTCCTGTAGGATGGGgttctgaattcaggaggatatGTAGCACTCTGTGGTCCACAGATGTTAGATATGATCATGTTGGGAGCAGTGCTGCCCTAAATACGTACCTGTTACATTTCCCTTACCATTTCCCCCAGTCCTTGAAGGCTCCCCACTGATGAGGTTTCTCCCAAAGAGTAAAGGATGCCGAATGTgttttcccttgttttcttcaaGACCCAGCTCATCTATCACCTTCTACCTGaagctttcctgatttccccaacAGTTAATGCCTTCTCTCCCCAAACTACCTTAGTTTCATTTgtacctatatatttatatatgcatatgtcaccctattagaatgtaagcttcttgagagcagggactattccCCTTTtgtacttagcagagtgcctggcacacaataggcatttaatgaatgcttgttgattgactggttGGTTGAGTGAATGGAATAGGAGTGGCCCAGACACCTACTTGATACAAATAGtctctcaatctttcttttcctctctcccttttttcagcTTCAAAATGATCCTAGGAAGGAGGGAACTCAGTGGTGGGACTTTTGGGGAGGGAGGTGCCATACTTCCTCCAATGCTTGATTTCCCAAGCTCGGCAATAATGCTGCAGGAAGGTATTGATGTGGTCCCCTAAAACCATCAGGCTCCTCTTCATGTATTTAAGTTTCTTCTTTTGGGGTAGGTCCCGGGGTAAGTGCAACTTTCGAAGAAACTTCTTTAGAGGTCTCAAGTATTCTTTACACTAAGAGGAGACAACAGGCATGGTTAGAAAAAGCCAGGGACTTATTTTTCCTCTGGTCATGGGGCAGCCAGAACAAAGCAAAGGATCCCAGACAATTTGGGGGAATCTGCCTCTTATTCCGTGGTCCAGGCTTCCTCctgctccttcccttccccaggtCCCAGTTCTCCATCTAGAGAGATGGGCTTTTGCCCCTAGTGCTCTAAGGGAAGTGATGACTGATGTCTAATTGTGCATCCTCATATCTCCAAGGGTCTTTGGCTCTGTGGATATACCCTGCAATTATAGCATCTACCCACACTTTCCAAAGGAtcaaagaaatgagacaaagctTTGCAAATTCCTTACTCACAATTTTGAAGGTGTCCTGTCCCAGGCCCTCTGCGTGGCGGACAAGTGAATCTCCAGCTGGGATGGTGCTAGAGCTTCTCTCCAGACAGGGCGCCTCTGTCACCTGTAGGACACAGGCCTGGactgggggtgggatggggtggagggCCTAGTCTCTGCTTTTAGTCAGGGCTTTTGAGCAGGGTTTCACCTGTAGCCAACCTGGCAATCTGGTCCAGGACACTATGTACCCAAACTTAGACATgacttcccctccttccccccacccccagcaaaCTCTCTCAAACTAATATTATCAGAGAGTGAATCATATTAAACACTCTTCTGACTCCACCCCTGTCCCCATACAAAGAACCAACTGAATAAATAGGAACACTAGGACATGGGTATCTAATAAGCAACAGACTGAGGCAAATATGTCTTGCCTGACCTAGATGAAGTGTGCTTAAGatttttagcaaaaatatttaaCTTATTAGCTAGCATACATGACTTAACAAGGCTAGTGAGACCCCACCAGCTGCTTACAACTGCTGCTGGAGAACTGACTGCAGCCAGGTGACAGAGTAGCTCAGTTAGAAATTTTACCTGAAGCCAAATGTAAATAATTAACTCCTTGTGATTGAAAGTCAGTCATCAAGCTATTTATATCTagattatgtgccaggcactgtgctaactgagcaccggggatacaaagaaaggctagAGCACCTCCTATCATGGAGCTCACAATTTAAAAGGGGAGATAACGTGATATACAGGTTGTGgtcaaacaagatatatacaggataaattagaaataatctcaaagggaaggcactagcattaggggaaaagcttcttgcagaaggtaaggTTTTAGCTGAAAGTTGAAGGAAACCAGAACAGTAGTCAGGAAGGGAGGTCATTATGGGTATGGGGGGCAGTGAAAATGCCATAAGTGGGAGATGGACTATCTTGTGCAAGGAGGCCAGAGTCACTGGATCACAGATCCAGGaaaagagtaaaatataagaagattggTAAAGATTAGAAAAGGATCAGgatatgaagggctttaaaagccagacAGATCATTTTATGTTTGACTCTAAAAATAATAGAG
This window contains:
- the C4H17orf64 gene encoding uncharacterized protein C17orf64 homolog, which gives rise to MEASDGLGGEGDKALEKVTEAPCLERSSSTIPAGDSLVRHAEGLGQDTFKICKEYLRPLKKFLRKLHLPRDLPQKKKLKYMKRSLMVLGDHINTFLQHYCRAWEIKHWRKMLWRFISLFSELDAKLLRRLYKYSKSDQNAKFLVAFRPLDTSETATPPTEQSNSLPKLYNAWGLHRDSSCTKEKLNKMQVHAPEASLSGEQKHGGQIKRDSIKKPSHKPKLKRKRMKEALRTSESHP